The Chlamydia sp. sequence AAAAAAGAAAATTAAAAATTTTTTTAAAACAAGGAAAGTTTCTTTTTTTTTAAGAAAAATAGCTTTTCCAACGAGAAGCAACTTGCTTCTTAGTGATCTCGTCTGCTTCCACTTCTTTAGGATACTGAGGTTTCATAAGAGCATTGAGGATCATAGGAGGAGTATAGTGGATCTTATGATTTGTGACGTGACTAAAGGGAATGTGTAGATCTGTTGCTGGAGATGACCGAGTAAACGTTCGCCACAAAAATTCCTTCTGGGATGAAAAAGATTTAGATAGATTTTCCAGCAAAATAACTAAAGGCCAGGATGCTAGGTAAGGTGTTTTAAGTAGAGAAGAAATATCCACTTGTTGAACCGAGGTTTCTAAAATTAAGCATCCTTTGCAAAATACTTCTATACGAGAAATTCCTGGAAGAGAAGGCCCACAATATCGCTCAGGTAAAGAGCGAATAGGTTCTCCAACGCCTAAAAAGATACTTTTTGATCCTCGGTTCAGTGCTGTGCCTGTGTAATCCAAGGTATCATTTGCGGTATCCGACAGAATAAGAAGATCACGATCCAGACGTATCCGTTCCAGAACACATTCGAGTAGTTTAGAGAAGTTGTTAAGATCAACAGGCTGATCTGTAACAAATAAAAATTTTGTTAAAGAGAGCTGTCCTTCTCCGAGTATTCTCAAAGCTGAGCGTAAGGCTTCTTTCCAATAACGTTCCTTAACTACAGCTGCTGCTACAGCATGGAAGCCAGCCTCCCCATAACTTTTTAAATCTTGAACTCCTGGCATAATAAGAGGAAAGAGTGGAGATAGAAGTTCTTGTAGTTTATTTCCGAGGAAAAAATCCTCCTGGAAAGGTTTACCTACAATAGTTGCTGGATAGATAGCCTTCTTCTTATAGTACAAGCGTTTACATTTGAAGACAGGGAAGTCGTGCGTTAAACTATAGTAGCCAAAATGATCTCCAAAAGGTCCTTCTGGACGACGTTCTCCTGCAATAGCTTCTCCTGTTAAGATGAATTCAGAATCACACAGAAGCGGATGCCCAGACTGCGGAAGTTTTTTTGTAAAAGTGAGTTTTTTATTTTGCAAAAAAGAACAAAACACTAGTTCTGGAACATTTTCTGGGAGAGGAGCAATCGCTGATAAAATAAGAAAAGGGTTTCCAGAAAGAAATACTGTAACAGGAAGATTTTGCTGTTTTTTTTCTGCTTCTATGAAGTGGGCTCCACCACCTTTTTGGATTTGGAAATGCAGCCCTAAAGTATGATGGTCGAAGCGTTGCATACGATACATCCCTAGATTAGGAGCTCCATTATCGGGTGATTGGGTATATACCAGGGGAAGAGTCAAAAAGGGGCCACCATCTTCAGGCCAGCTTGTGAGCATTGGTAACTGCAAGAGATTAGGAGGATCTTGCGTAAGAAAAGGAGAAGAGAGACAACATCGTTTATGTAGTCCTAAAGATGACATTCCTCGCTTTAAAAGAGAGCGATGTTGCCATAAGGAAGAAAGAGAAGGGGAGGAAGATAATAAACGGACGATCTGATCGAAAAGACTCGAAGAAAGTTCTGGGAACAACAGATTGACACGCTTCTGTGTTCCAAACAAGTTTGTAAGTACCGGGAAAGGGGACCCTTGAACACAATGAAATAGAAGGGCCGGACCTTCTTCATCCACAACACGACGATGAATTTCAGCAATCTCTAAGTAAGGATCTACAGGAACATAGATATCAATAAGTTCTCGTTGAGAACGTAAATAATCTACCAAAGACTGTAAGGAAAACACTCTGTAGTCCGTTTACTCGAAATTAAAAACAGTTTTCCATCCTCCCAAATAAATGAGGACGTCAAGGAGATTGCGGATACGCATGCCGAGATAGGATTTTGCTCCCAGCATGCGTATTGAGAATTAAAAACCTTTGCTCTTAGCTTTAGCAACAACCTTATCTAGCCCTAATTTATCAACAAGGCGTAAAGCTGCTGCAGAAATTTTAAACTTGAGAAAACGTTTTTCTTCCGTAGACCAAAGTCTTTTTGTCATCATATTAGGGAAGAACCGACGTTTAGTTCTCCCTGTGACTTTTAAACCAATTCCTTTTTTCTTCTTGGAAATCCCTCGGATAGCGTAGCTATAACCGCGACGAGGCTTCCTTCCTGTAAGCGCACACTTCTTCGACATGACTTTCCTATATTCACTGGCCGCTATCTCTCGACAGGGCAACCGTAACAAAAAGAGACTATGTTAGACCTTTTTTAATATATCGGGAAGAAGTTTTCTTGAAAATGTGGCAGAAAATGTATTTCAAAATAAAATTACTCAAGAAGGCTTAAAATAGAGACTCAAGCAAAAAATTCAGCTTTGAATGTGCAAATAATCTTTCAATAGAAGGTTTAACTCGATAGACCCAATTATTTTTTGAAATTGTTCCTGGGAGATTGATTCTTTCACGAAAAGAATCTTTTGAGATTAAGTCAGGACATAGAGCAAGGTAATCATTGATAAGATTGATGTGAAAAATTGAAGAAGTTTTATGAGACAGCTTTAGAATTTCCTTATGATTTTGAAAAGTAAGCGAGGTAGTATAGGGAATTTCTAAGAATTGAGAAAAAAGTTTAGCTTCTTGAGGAGATTCTTGCCACCATAAGGATAGTGTTGAGGAGTCGTGCGTGGAAAGACTAGTCACAGACAAGGGATCATATTGCTCAAAAGGAATGAACGCACCGCTTCCATTCCAATCTCTCTCCCAGCGAGGAATTCGTGTTCCACATATTGCTAAGGATTCTAATGTTTGTTTTACATCTAAAGGAATTGTTCCTAAATCTTCTCCTATGGGCAGCATAGAAGAGGATTTCAATAAATGAGATAAAATATCTTGTCCTTGAGATAAGTAGTCTTTAGGATCGTGAGGTTCAAAGCGTCCGCGCCCCGATTCATCCCACACCCAAAAACGAAACAGTCCTACAACATGATCAAGCCGATATAAGGAATAAAAATTTTCTGCATAGCGTAAGCGCTCTTTCCACCAAAGGTAGTTATCTCGTTTCAACACTTTCATGTTATAAATAGGGAGATGCCAATTTTGACCTTTTGTGTTGTAAAGATCTGGAGGAGCTCCTACGGATTCAGCAGAAGAGAAATATTCTCTATAAAACCAGACATCGCAGCTATCTTTACTGATTAGAATAGGGATATCTCCCTTAATGAGACAGTGCTTGTGATCAGCATGTTTACGAACTTGTCGCATTTGTTGGAAGCAAAGGTATTGTAGATAGGAATGAAACTGTATATTTTCTGCAAACGTTTGTTCATGTTGAGGAATATAAGAGAGATCGATGTAGGTTGCTGGCCAGTGATCGATCGGCAGGTGTTTGAGATGTTCACGAATAGAACAAAAAAGAGCATAGGGATGTAACCAATACTGTTCACGTTCGTAAAAAGCATAGACATCTGGATGCTCAGTGAGTTTTTTACTCTTACATATCTTGTAATATTCTTTTAAAAAAGCTCTCTTCATAGGGAGAAGACGTTCATAATCTACTTGAGAAAGCTGAGAAAGTTTCTGCATTTCTAAGAGATATTTTTCCGAAAAAGGGACTTCGTCTTTGTAAGGAAGAGCTGTTATAGATAGGTGTAAAGGATTTAAAGCTATGGAGGAGATACTATTATAAGGACTCGAACAGGATCCAGTATCATTAATAGGAAGAATTTGAAGAATTTGAAATCCTCGATCGGTACACCAGTTGATCATTGGTATTAAATCAAGAAACTCCCCAATGCCACAACTGTCTTGGGTGTGGAGAGAAAATAATGGAACACATACACCATGTTTAGGAGAAGTATCGATACATTGCCAAACTTTTCGAATAAGAGAATTTTGTATGATACGTGAAGAGCGAGATGACAATGGCATATTTTATAGGTGATACATACCTAAGGCATGTAGATCTGGGAGCTCTCCTTTTGACAGAGATTGCATCCAAATTTTTGCATGTTGAGAAAAGAGAACTAAGTAGCGCGCAAGTTTTTCGCCATTTAAGTAGGTCATGTTGAGTCGATCGCAAAGATATAATTGGTTAGAGATTTCTCCATAACCAAGAGTGCCTTTAATATTGGACTGTGGAGAACCATTGATCGATAAAGCTGCTTTGAAAACTTTTTGTCTAAAAGTGTCTTCCGTAAGTTTCCCAAGAATAACACCAGCCATTAAAAAACCAGAATTTCCATCTTCTTCAATTTGTACAGCGACGTTGTTGTACCCGAATCGAACAACGCAAGCATTATTTTGATCAGGAGAGAGAGGACTGTTGATTTGTGTACCAAGTTCCGTAAGAAGTTGTTCAAATTGATTTTGCATATTAGGAAGAGCACTTTTTCTGTTTTGGTTCTTATGTTAGGCTGCAAGTATTGTTGGTGAAGCTAGAATACTAGGGAGGAGGAGGTACAGGATCGTGAGGAGGTGTGCTGGAGAAAGAAGATCTCGGAAAATCTCCAGGTTTAGGATAATCTTCGTTATCGGCATTCACAGTATCTAATGCGTTAGAGATAGCTGTTGCCAGCTGTTGTTTTTTCTCCGCGCCAGTAAATATTCTAGGAGAGCAGCCATTAAGGGCTCGATAGAATAAATTTAAAACTTCTGTTTGTGGACCTGTATCAGGGCCAACAAGATCGGAGACTGCTTTTTGAGTTTTTGAAGAAGATGGAAATTTGTCTTCAACTAGCTTTAAAAAAGTTTCTGCAAGCTTGTTAGGGGTTAAGGATGGGCTAGTGGTATGGCCTTCGCTTTTTAAGTTTCCTTCTAAATTTTTTATATTTTTATCAAAAAAGCTATCTACAGAGTTAAGGGCTTGTAAATTACTTAGCTCTGACATGTATGTTTGTAGTTTGGGAGGTGAGATGGAAGGTCCTTCTGATTTGAGATCTGCAACCATTCCATTCATCAAAAAGTGTATGACCTCTCCTTTTTCTGAAGGAGAATAAGGGGAGAGCAATTGACGTAAACTTGCACAATTAGAAGAAGCCGAAGTTACTTGGAGATAGAGCGTCCGCAACGAAGATGGGGATGTATGAACTTTGGCAGCAAAAGTTTCTGATGCCATAAGGACATTGCGTCCTCCAAGTATAGCTTGAGGGTTCTGATTTACAAGTTGTTGTTTTGCTTGGATTAAAGCTGCTTTTAATTTCCCATCAGAAGGAGCTGTTTGAATAAGGTAATCAAGAGCAAGGTCTTTAGTTACCGGGTCAGAAAATTTGCTTGAGACTGCTTCAAGGATCTCTTCAGGAGAAGAGTCATCGTCTAAAGAATTTTTTAACCCTCGAAAATCTTCTCCTGAAACCTCGGAAAGATTTTCCGTAAAACGATCTTCTAAGGGCGTGTCTCCCTTCTCTTCAGTGCTTTCAGATTTTTTCTCAGTCTGGCTTGTAGTTTTACGACGAGCTTCTAGGGATTGAAATTTATCTTCTTTTTTTTTGACTCTAGTAGCTGCCGCAGGATTCGAGAGATCTTCGCTTCCTTTGACCATGCTCATTTCTGAAGTCTCTTGGGAAGCTATAATTTCCTGTGCATCTTGGGAAGCAGCAGCAGCTTGTGCTTGTGCTACGTTTACTGTTTGAGCGCCGCCTAGCCCCCCTGCTCCTCCAGATGCTGTCATTCTTTCTCACCTCACGGTTAGAAAATTTGAATTCTTCCTAAAGGCTGGATTCTGATTTCAGGCAAGACCTCTTGATAAGAAATCACAGCAATATCAGGGAATTCCGTTTCTATTAATTTCCGTACATATCGTCTGACGTCAATTGCTGTCAATAATACAGGAGGTTGACCTCCAGGTGGAGTTGGAGTAATCGTCATCCGCATAGATTTTAGGATGAGGTTTACAGAATCTGGGTCTAAGGCTAGATAAGATCCGGCAGAGGTTTGTTTAATAGCTCCACGGATCATTTCTTCAATTTCAGGATCTAACAGATATACAGAAATAGCAGACTGCCCTTGAGAGAATTTGAAACTGATATAAAGCTTTAAGGAAGAACGAACATATTCGGTGAGTAACACCGTATCTTTTTCTGTCTGAGCCCATTCACTCAAAGATTCTAAAATCGTACGCAAGTCCTTAATAGAAATTTGTTCCTGAACCAAACGTTTAAAGATTTCTGTAAGCTTCTGTAAAGGAATGAGACGGGTGACTTCTTTAACAAGGTCAGGAAAGGAGCGCTCCATAAATTCGATCATAGAGCGAACTTCCTGAATACCCAAGAATTCTTGAGAGTTTCTGTGGAAGAAGTAAGACAAATGCAGAATAATCACTTCCAATGGGGACCAGTATTTGATAGCAGCTTTCTCTAAAATAGTGAGAGCATCCGTACTGACCCATGTAGAAGGTAACCCTGCTGCATTCTTGTAAGTAATGAATGGTAAGTTATACCGAGCAAGGTTCTCTTCGACTTCATTTGTTAACACGTGATTAGGAGGAATTTTTCCTCGAACATAGGGGACTTCATTGAGAAGGATCATATAGTCATTCCCCTCTAAAGATGGAGAATCTGTGCGTACATGAATTCCCGGATAACGAATACCTATATCTTGGTAGAGAGCTTGGCGCATTTTAGGAATCATATCATCCACAAAGCTTTGACCTGTTTTAGTTCTTTGTTGAATGAGTTTAGAGAGATCTTTCCCAAGCTCAAGAATCACAGGGAGAGTGAGAGCATAATCATCAGAGTTTTCTCCTGAGGTTGCAGCTCCATCAGCGGCTCCTACAGTAGTAGAAGAGCTGGTACCTCCTTTTTTCCCTGAAGAATTTTTCTTTGTGATTAATAAAATACCCAATACGGCAAAGAGAACTGCCATTAAAGCAAATGACCATAAAGGGAAGCCTTTGAAGAATCCAATTCCTAAAGTCGCTCCTGCAGATAGGAGGAGCGCACGAGGCTCTTTAACCAACTGGCTAGAAATTTCTTTCCCTAAGTTTGTATCTTTATCACTGGATACTCGAGTAGTTACGATACCCGCTGTCAAAGAAATCAATAAGGAGGGGATTTGGGAGACTAAGCCATCCCCAATGGTAATCAGTGTATAAATATGAGCCGCTTGAGCCATCGTCATACCTTTCATTGTGATACCGATGACTAATCCTCCAACGATGTTAATCAGGGAAATGACGATTCCTGCAATAACGTCTCCTTTAATGAACTTCATGGCTCCGTCCATGGCTCCGTAAAGCTCACTCTCTTTCTGAATTTGGGCTCGTTTATCACGGGCTTGGGTTGCATCAATCATTCCTGCTCGAAGGTCTGCATCAATAGCCATCTGTTTCCCTGGCATGGCGTCTAGTCGGAATCGAGCGGCAACTTCAGCAACCCTTTCGGCACCTTTGGTAACCACAATGAATTGGATAATGGTAATGATTAGAAAGATAATGAACCCGACAACATAGTTCCCTCCAACGACGAAATCTCCAAAAGCTTGGATCACGTGCCCTGCATAAGCATGAAGGAGAATTTGTCGAGAAGAGGAAATGTTAATTCCTAGTCGAAACATCGTAGTAATCAAAAGTAAAGAGGGGAAAACAGAAAGTTGTAATGCGCTAGGAATATATAAGGCAACCATCAATAGGAACACAGAGATTGCCAAGTTAATGGTGATCATGAAGTCCACCATAACTGGAGGCAATGGCAGAATGATCATCAAGACCACTCCCAACATCCACATAGCTAGGATGAGGTCACTGGACTTGTTTATCATATTCAGGGCTGCATCTCCCCCGAATGTTCTACTAACAAAATTGAGTAGCTTGTTCATTACAGATTATCGAATTGGTTAATGTTTTTATTCTCAAGGTTTTGCGCATTAAGAGAAGTGATATAAAGAAGGATTTCCCCAACAGCTTCATATGTGGTCTCTGGAATAAACTTCAACTCTTTTCCTTCATCTAAAAGCTGATGTGCTAAAGGAACATTTCGCATGATGGGGATTCCATATTTCTCAGCTTCTGCAATAATCCTCTTAGCTCTTAAGTTAACTCCCATAGCAATGATCCATGGAGCTTTATATTTTTCTGGCATGTAGCCAATTGCTACAGCAATATCTTTAGGGTTAGACACAACAGTACTAGCATGTTTGATTTGTGACGACGTATCTTCGTAGGCGATCTCTTGGGCAATCTGTCGACGGCGTCCTTTGATTTCAGGGTTCCCTTCTGTATCCTTGAATTCTTGTTTAACTTCGAACTTTTCCATCTTTAGCTCCTTAGCAAAGCTATGTCGTTGATAAACGAGATCTATCACAGCAACCACTAAGAAGAACATCCCTATAGAAGTAACAGCTTTATACAAAATCTCTTTAAAGATTTGAGCTGTCACGATGGGAGGGACACCGGCTGTTTCAACAACGAGTTCTACACGATTTTTCAGGACAATATACAAAATAAGTGCCGCACCACAGATTTTAAAAATGGATTTTAGCAACTCGATAAAAGTTTTTAACTTAAATTTTTGTTTAAGGTTATCAATAGGATTAAATTTTTTTAAATCCGGTTTAAAAACTTCAGTAGAAAAAGTAGGGCCAACGACTAAAAAACCTATCAATAATCCAACAAATCCAACGGCTCCTAATAAGGGGAGTGAGGCTGTAAGAATTAGTACTAAACAGTTCTTCAGATAATAAACAGCTAAGCGAGGATCATGCTGGCGAGGCGCCATTTTGAAAACGGAAACCAGAAAACTCCCTAGATGCTCAGCAAAAAAAGTAGATAAAGAAAACGTCATAAACATGGATACAATGAACGTAATCGCAGAAGGAAAATCTTGAGATTTGGCTACTTGCCCTTTTTTTCTAGCGTCGCGAAGACGCTTAGGGGTCGCCTTTTCTGTTTTTTCGCCCATAAGTGGCCAGTTGCTTAAGCGCTATAAGGAATATCCCGCAAATTACCGCATGTAAATGTTTTTCTCAAGAAAGAAGGTGGTTGAAGTTTATCTCTTTCATAGGCAGTGAGTAAAGGATTTTTAGGAGAAAAGTGTTTTTCATGAAGCGCGAATCTGACTTTTTCTTTAAAATCCTTTTCCCCTTAGCAATGAAGAAAAAAGGCGTCTTTTGCCTTAAGGAAGGTTATAGAAATGGGACAAACAGAGTGTGGAATAGTGGGGCTCCCTAATGTAGGGAAGTCAGGGTTATTTAATGCCCTAACAGGGGCGCAAGTTGCTTCTTGTAATTACCCTTTTTGCTCAATTGATCCCAATGTTGGCATTGTTCCCGTTGTTGACTCAAGGCTAAAGACGTTAGCAGACATTAGCCAAAGTCAAAAAGTAATCTACGCCGATATGAAATTTGTAGATATCGCGGGATTGGTTAAAGGTGCTGCAAGTGGTGCTGGACTAGGGAATCGTTTTTTATCACATATTCGAGAGACTCATGCCATTGCCCATGTCGTGCGTTGTTTTGATAACGATGATGTGACACATGTATCTGGCAAGATCGATCCTGAAGAAGATATTGCTGTGATCAATTTGGAACTTGTACTAGCAGATTTTTCTTCTGCCACTAGTATTCGAGATAAATTAGGGAAACAGGCTAAAGGGAAAAAAGATATTGGGCAGTTAATTCCTCTTATGGATCGCATAATAGAACATCTAGAATCTGGTTTCCCTGTTCGAACTCTTACATTTTCTTTAGAGGAAAAGCTTTTACTGAAGCCATATCCCTTTTTGACTAGCAAACCAGTGCTTTATATTGCCAATATTGATGAAAATTCTCTAACGGATTTAGACAATCTTTATGTGCAAAAGGTACGGGAGATTGCTCAACGGGAGAATGCTGATGTAGTTCCTATTTGTGTAAAATTAGAAGAAGAAATTCTCTCTCTTCCTGCGGAAGAACGCGAAGACTTTTTACATAGTTTAGGTTTACAGGAGTCTGGGTTAAATCGTTTAGTATATTCAGCATATAGAACTCTTGGGTTGATTTCCTATTTCACTACAGGCCCACAAGAAACGCGGGCTTGGACAATTGCCAAAGGCGCTACAGCAGCAGAAGCTGCCGGGGAAATTCATTCAGACATTCAAAAAGGATTTATTCGCGCTGAAGTTGTGATAATGGAAGATATTGTTACTTATAATGGTAGAGCAGGAGCAAGAGAGGCTGGGAAACTGCGTGCTGAAGGACGAGATTATATTGTCCAAGACGGAGATGTTATACTCTTTTTACATAATTAAAAGAAAAGCTCTAACTCAGACGGGCTTTGCGAATATCTTCTTGAATCGCGCAGATAAGCTCATTTTTGGAGGAAAAGTTTTTTTCCTCCCTCAAAAACTGTTTCGGAATGATGGTAACGCGTTTCCGATAAAGATTTTCAGATAGATCGAAGATGTGCGCTTCTAAGCAAAGTTCATTTCTTTGTACTGTGGGAGCCACTCCTAAATTCATTACTCCTGAATAACTTTGCTTTTCAATGAGTACTGAGCAACTATACACTCCTAATGGGAGGAGAGAATGTGGGAGAGGTAAGTTGATAGTAGCATAGCCAAGAGAAGAACCTATTCCTTGGCCATGGGATACAATCCCTGTATAAGAAAAAGGACGACCAAGAAATTTTTCAGCTGAGATGAGGTCGCCTTCTCGAAGAAACTGTCGAATCTTCCTGCTAGATACAATGGTACCGTCGATACGTAATGGAGGGACCTCTTGTAAAGATATTCCTAAAAGCTTTGTGAAAGGTTTCAATGTTTGCGCTGTTCCAAGGCCTCCTTTCCCTAATCGAGAATCGTAGCCCAAGATGATTCTTGATGGCCGTAAAGTTTCGTGGATAGATAAAATAAACGTTTCTGCATCTTTATCTGCTACTTCCTGATCAAAAGGAAGAACGGCTAGGTAATCAATTTTACAATCTGCTAACAATCGAATACGTTCTTCCAGAGAAGAAATCGATGCTGGGGGGGAATTAGAAAGAATATATTCAGGATGTTGGCTAAATGTAATTACCCCAGATCTCCCAGGAAATTGTTTCA is a genomic window containing:
- a CDS encoding menaquinone biosynthesis decarboxylase, which produces MFSLQSLVDYLRSQRELIDIYVPVDPYLEIAEIHRRVVDEEGPALLFHCVQGSPFPVLTNLFGTQKRVNLLFPELSSSLFDQIVRLLSSSPSLSSLWQHRSLLKRGMSSLGLHKRCCLSSPFLTQDPPNLLQLPMLTSWPEDGGPFLTLPLVYTQSPDNGAPNLGMYRMQRFDHHTLGLHFQIQKGGGAHFIEAEKKQQNLPVTVFLSGNPFLILSAIAPLPENVPELVFCSFLQNKKLTFTKKLPQSGHPLLCDSEFILTGEAIAGERRPEGPFGDHFGYYSLTHDFPVFKCKRLYYKKKAIYPATIVGKPFQEDFFLGNKLQELLSPLFPLIMPGVQDLKSYGEAGFHAVAAAVVKERYWKEALRSALRILGEGQLSLTKFLFVTDQPVDLNNFSKLLECVLERIRLDRDLLILSDTANDTLDYTGTALNRGSKSIFLGVGEPIRSLPERYCGPSLPGISRIEVFCKGCLILETSVQQVDISSLLKTPYLASWPLVILLENLSKSFSSQKEFLWRTFTRSSPATDLHIPFSHVTNHKIHYTPPMILNALMKPQYPKEVEADEITKKQVASRWKSYFS
- the rpmB gene encoding 50S ribosomal protein L28, with the translated sequence MSKKCALTGRKPRRGYSYAIRGISKKKKGIGLKVTGRTKRRFFPNMMTKRLWSTEEKRFLKFKISAAALRLVDKLGLDKVVAKAKSKGF
- a CDS encoding 4-alpha-glucanotransferase, translating into MPLSSRSSRIIQNSLIRKVWQCIDTSPKHGVCVPLFSLHTQDSCGIGEFLDLIPMINWCTDRGFQILQILPINDTGSCSSPYNSISSIALNPLHLSITALPYKDEVPFSEKYLLEMQKLSQLSQVDYERLLPMKRAFLKEYYKICKSKKLTEHPDVYAFYEREQYWLHPYALFCSIREHLKHLPIDHWPATYIDLSYIPQHEQTFAENIQFHSYLQYLCFQQMRQVRKHADHKHCLIKGDIPILISKDSCDVWFYREYFSSAESVGAPPDLYNTKGQNWHLPIYNMKVLKRDNYLWWKERLRYAENFYSLYRLDHVVGLFRFWVWDESGRGRFEPHDPKDYLSQGQDILSHLLKSSSMLPIGEDLGTIPLDVKQTLESLAICGTRIPRWERDWNGSGAFIPFEQYDPLSVTSLSTHDSSTLSLWWQESPQEAKLFSQFLEIPYTTSLTFQNHKEILKLSHKTSSIFHINLINDYLALCPDLISKDSFRERINLPGTISKNNWVYRVKPSIERLFAHSKLNFLLESLF
- a CDS encoding CesT family type III secretion system chaperone, translating into MQNQFEQLLTELGTQINSPLSPDQNNACVVRFGYNNVAVQIEEDGNSGFLMAGVILGKLTEDTFRQKVFKAALSINGSPQSNIKGTLGYGEISNQLYLCDRLNMTYLNGEKLARYLVLFSQHAKIWMQSLSKGELPDLHALGMYHL
- the sctW gene encoding type III secretion system gatekeeper subunit SctW encodes the protein MTASGGAGGLGGAQTVNVAQAQAAAASQDAQEIIASQETSEMSMVKGSEDLSNPAAATRVKKKEDKFQSLEARRKTTSQTEKKSESTEEKGDTPLEDRFTENLSEVSGEDFRGLKNSLDDDSSPEEILEAVSSKFSDPVTKDLALDYLIQTAPSDGKLKAALIQAKQQLVNQNPQAILGGRNVLMASETFAAKVHTSPSSLRTLYLQVTSASSNCASLRQLLSPYSPSEKGEVIHFLMNGMVADLKSEGPSISPPKLQTYMSELSNLQALNSVDSFFDKNIKNLEGNLKSEGHTTSPSLTPNKLAETFLKLVEDKFPSSSKTQKAVSDLVGPDTGPQTEVLNLFYRALNGCSPRIFTGAEKKQQLATAISNALDTVNADNEDYPKPGDFPRSSFSSTPPHDPVPPPP
- the cdsV gene encoding SctV family type III secretion system export apparatus subunit CdsV, whose protein sequence is MNKLLNFVSRTFGGDAALNMINKSSDLILAMWMLGVVLMIILPLPPVMVDFMITINLAISVFLLMVALYIPSALQLSVFPSLLLITTMFRLGINISSSRQILLHAYAGHVIQAFGDFVVGGNYVVGFIIFLIITIIQFIVVTKGAERVAEVAARFRLDAMPGKQMAIDADLRAGMIDATQARDKRAQIQKESELYGAMDGAMKFIKGDVIAGIVISLINIVGGLVIGITMKGMTMAQAAHIYTLITIGDGLVSQIPSLLISLTAGIVTTRVSSDKDTNLGKEISSQLVKEPRALLLSAGATLGIGFFKGFPLWSFALMAVLFAVLGILLITKKNSSGKKGGTSSSTTVGAADGAATSGENSDDYALTLPVILELGKDLSKLIQQRTKTGQSFVDDMIPKMRQALYQDIGIRYPGIHVRTDSPSLEGNDYMILLNEVPYVRGKIPPNHVLTNEVEENLARYNLPFITYKNAAGLPSTWVSTDALTILEKAAIKYWSPLEVIILHLSYFFHRNSQEFLGIQEVRSMIEFMERSFPDLVKEVTRLIPLQKLTEIFKRLVQEQISIKDLRTILESLSEWAQTEKDTVLLTEYVRSSLKLYISFKFSQGQSAISVYLLDPEIEEMIRGAIKQTSAGSYLALDPDSVNLILKSMRMTITPTPPGGQPPVLLTAIDVRRYVRKLIETEFPDIAVISYQEVLPEIRIQPLGRIQIF
- the cdsU gene encoding SctU family type III secretion system export apparatus subunit CdsU encodes the protein MGEKTEKATPKRLRDARKKGQVAKSQDFPSAITFIVSMFMTFSLSTFFAEHLGSFLVSVFKMAPRQHDPRLAVYYLKNCLVLILTASLPLLGAVGFVGLLIGFLVVGPTFSTEVFKPDLKKFNPIDNLKQKFKLKTFIELLKSIFKICGAALILYIVLKNRVELVVETAGVPPIVTAQIFKEILYKAVTSIGMFFLVVAVIDLVYQRHSFAKELKMEKFEVKQEFKDTEGNPEIKGRRRQIAQEIAYEDTSSQIKHASTVVSNPKDIAVAIGYMPEKYKAPWIIAMGVNLRAKRIIAEAEKYGIPIMRNVPLAHQLLDEGKELKFIPETTYEAVGEILLYITSLNAQNLENKNINQFDNL
- the ychF gene encoding redox-regulated ATPase YchF gives rise to the protein MEMGQTECGIVGLPNVGKSGLFNALTGAQVASCNYPFCSIDPNVGIVPVVDSRLKTLADISQSQKVIYADMKFVDIAGLVKGAASGAGLGNRFLSHIRETHAIAHVVRCFDNDDVTHVSGKIDPEEDIAVINLELVLADFSSATSIRDKLGKQAKGKKDIGQLIPLMDRIIEHLESGFPVRTLTFSLEEKLLLKPYPFLTSKPVLYIANIDENSLTDLDNLYVQKVREIAQRENADVVPICVKLEEEILSLPAEEREDFLHSLGLQESGLNRLVYSAYRTLGLISYFTTGPQETRAWTIAKGATAAEAAGEIHSDIQKGFIRAEVVIMEDIVTYNGRAGAREAGKLRAEGRDYIVQDGDVILFLHN
- a CDS encoding bifunctional riboflavin kinase/FAD synthetase — protein: MMQMDLFYSLHPPADSIESVTIGFFDGCHLGHQKLLSVMKQFPGRSGVITFSQHPEYILSNSPPASISSLEERIRLLADCKIDYLAVLPFDQEVADKDAETFILSIHETLRPSRIILGYDSRLGKGGLGTAQTLKPFTKLLGISLQEVPPLRIDGTIVSSRKIRQFLREGDLISAEKFLGRPFSYTGIVSHGQGIGSSLGYATINLPLPHSLLPLGVYSCSVLIEKQSYSGVMNLGVAPTVQRNELCLEAHIFDLSENLYRKRVTIIPKQFLREEKNFSSKNELICAIQEDIRKARLS